The DNA segment GTTGTCATCTTTAGCTGACACAAACTCAAAATAGCGACTATCTCCATCTAGAAAACGCACATCTCTCGCCTCCCTCCATTGTTTACGTTTGTGTCGCTGCGTGCGTGGCACGTACACATGACGTGAACTCTTCATGCATGCTGAAAACGTGACTTGTCGCATACGTGACTTCACTCCCCGAGATGCAAGAagaactaaatatttttattaaggaaaatgacaaaaatagtaACGCACAGTGACTTGGTTAAGTAACTTTAATCTGATTACTGGTTTGGAAATAGTAATGcgttagattactcgttactgaaaAAAGTGGTCAGATTAGAATAACGCGTTACTAAGTAACGCGTTACCGGCATCACtggtcatatatagatcagtggtgcatttttctatatatttatttttattcttttttttaatgattttacatgtactgctttaatattttaatgtgttttttaataataatattatttgtaattctgaataatttggaATATAATTATTCACCTTTTTTAGAAGGGCCAacgataacaatatcgtgcatattaaTTACGATGATATATCGCATTTTCAAATACCTGTACATGTCTACCTGCGATGAAGAgagctttgcgggtgagacgggttctgtaaatgtcctggaggaaggggagagagacaccaacgaTCTTCTCAGCTGCCCTCATGATGCCTTGAAGGGTCTTTAAGCaggtgcacatgatggggggctggctcttctcagtttgcagaggaagtagagacgctgctgtgatttcttggccagtgctgctgtgttttcagtccaggagaggtcctctgtgatttgcacacccaggaacttggtgctgctcactctcttcACAGTTGCACCATTATCAttaagaggagggggctcagtacatatccttggggggccccagtgttcagtgtgatagTGCTGATTGTGTTGCTGCTGGatccgtactgcctgaggtcttccagtcagaaagtccaacagccagttgcacagcggaGGATTGAgacccagctggaccagtttgtaaatgagcataagggatgattgtgttgaatgctgaactgaagtctatgaacagcattttgtccagatgtgtgagtgctgagtggagggtagtggagatggcatcatcggtcgaccagTTGGACCGATAAGCAAACTGGatggggtccagggagggggtgGGGTAGACTTGATATGGTGCATGACTAGCGAtttaaagcacttcatgagaatagaGGTTAGAGGAATAGAGGAAGCAGGATGGAGACTGCTTCTTCGGGCCTGGAATGGTGGTGGTAgctttgaagcatgtggggaCAACAGcctaagtgagatgttgaaaatgtctctGAAGACATCATTGAGTTCTGCTGTCTCTTAGTACATGCTCCATCACTCTGACCTACTGAACTAGGGAGCTGATTGAGACTCATCTAGAGATttagtttgcatttatttttgagaataatttactttattttcttcttaaaCAGGACAGTTTCAAAACACAGAGAAAAACGACTTCTGAATTAACTGAGATCGACgtgacactgttataaagatggcgtttattaaagaggagaatgAAGACATGAAGATTGACAAAGCtttcagagtcaaacatgaagatactgaggagcaaacaaagatggagtttattaaagaggagagtgaagaaatattcagagtcaaacatgaagatactgaggaaaaagcaaagatggagtttattaaagaggagagtgaagacatgaaaattgaagaaatattcagagtcaaacatgaaaATACTGAGGAGCAAacaaagatggagtttattaaagtgGAGAGTGAAGAAAtattcagagtcaaacatgaagatactgaggaaaAAGCAAAGATGGAgattattaaagaggagagtgaagaaatattcagagtcaaacatgaagatactgaggaacaaacaaagatggagtttattaaagaggagagtgaagaaatattcagagtcaaacatgaagatactgaggaacaaacaaagatggagtttattaaagaggagagtgaagaaatattcagagtcaaacatgaagatactgaggaacaaacaggttggttttcatTCTCAAACCTGAACTCACTCATCTGATCCTTATTAAAATGTCCTGCTCtacagaaatgaatgaatgaatgatatttATGAAGAATGTCACAGACATATTAAGATCACATGAGTAGACAAATACTAACACTGTCTTCAAATGCAGCTGTGAAGATCCTGCATTTATATTGGGCATGTGTTATTTTGACATCATGTAGGAGCTACTGGTGGTTCATCTTGATTTACAGCTTGTCCATCCAGTCAAATCAATggaaattcatatattttatatgaaaaaaaatacttttaaattcttcattaatttttaatgtgatttgtgttatgtatttaattaaaactagCTTATATATTAATACTGACAATAGTAATATGCTAATTAGGATCTTCAATTGTATAGCTCCAGTAATAAGTTATGTTATTCCCGCCAATAGCTGGATATCTGGATTCCAATTAGCAGCTAAGCAGACAGTGCAGTTCTTTCTTACAATTACTTAGTTGCTACCATACTTTATTTTTCTCCTTTAATAGATCACATTTCCCTGAGCACCTAAGCATTGCAGGTGTGTAGCATATCTCAGAGTCTGCACGCCAAGTGATGCACACAATCAAGTTCTACACTTATTTACCAccttaaatcatattttttcctctcttttaatCCATTATATAGCATGTGTTCCATGGCACCTAAATCCCATGTGCCTGCCACAAGAGCTCTCACTGTTTACAGCCACCGAACACCATGATTGATTCCTGTGATTGTTAATATTAAGTTATCTTATTTTGGCTGTGGCATGTTCTGTGAACAGACGTCTAGTTCTGACTGTTTAAGTGTCATCTGGGGCAGGGTAGCAGTGTTTTCTATATGATCATGGGCATCAACCAGAGTGTAAACAGAccaaggctacgttcacactgcaggcaaaTGTGGCCCAAATCTGATTTTTTTGCAGATCTGTTTTTATCAGGGCAGTGTGAACAGCACAAACCGCCTGGAATCCGCCTGGAAACTTCCACATGTGGTACTAAATTTGATCCATGTCAGATATTTTGAAATGCAACCGCATTGTATTATACTATTGTATTATAGCCACAACTCTACAAACAAAACATGCAAAGGATCATCATAAAAGtttcaaatcactttttttttgtcacatccttctctttatcttatttttttaatatttcctgAGCATAATTTTGCTGACTTCTGCAGCAGATCACaccataaataaacataaataaacatcatcaaagtagtccatgtgacatcagagggtcagttagaagtTAAAAactgaggtcttacaggtttggaacaacataaaggtAAGTTAttaacagtgtttggaataactgcgtttaaaagaacggcgttaggtaacaacgttattttttcagtaactggGTAATctaacaaattacttttttccgtcgttacaacgccgttaccaTTACTGAAAGTTAAAACATGCCGGCACACGGGGGAGGGTCATTTGTTGCATGCAGTGGGGACATTATTATGAAGTATAATGACTTAAACTGACTTACGCATTATTTTGCATCGCaccgcataaacataaaaccatgtctgcatttttgatcagagaaacgacaaacaacaaacaCTACTCTTCACCAgaggttctcaattccagtcctcgcgccccgaaactcatatttcatattttgtgcaTATTTCGCTCATCTCACTTCGTTAACACACATAATttagataatcagctcattagaagtgagctccgagcatgaactgtgttcccattgacatgatccctttaacatttaaaagtgtttttttccctACTCCCTGAGCTGGGAAATCTGTTAAAGTtaacttcactttggaacattcattcacagatttggctgcgtcttcacacacggacaagtgtgacatcatatacctctgtaaataaatacaatttaaattaacctCTTGTACACGTCAATTCACATATACATTCgctttgaactggaatcatggagTAATAttctgtgatgtccacttcgcagggcacttacgttcgaaTAGATCAAACATCTGAACCggtaaaagaaacaaacaaaatgtgcagagcaggggggcgcgaggactggaattgtgAACCGCTGCTCTACACAGCTCAAAACTCGCTCATCATTGACAAATCCTTTATATATGCAAACGTATTTGCAGACTGTGAGACCGAACAGCctgcattgtagtcttctctgccaggatcaggaaacagtcctccataaaatgtgctgcacacactcGAATATTTGGCTTGAACTATTCTGGAACAGTGTCATCAATACAACTTAACCATTGATTTGTAGCtgtgtcttcttttggaaggccaaactaagTAGTTAAGCAGATGTAGACAAGTTGGGGCgtttaaacaaggtgttttaggagggtgtggacaagtcataactttcataaagaatatttctttgagtttgagactttagtctttgccactttacagatcttctttatgcaccaagagcttgtaacactccaaagagaaaggaaaacgtgaaatcgcatcacatgacccctttaaagtccctttcacactgcggttccggcaaatacacgggtaaagtgttccggcaatttttCCCGGGTCACtacattttgcactttcacactgcaagTGATTTACCCGGAATacgtgcgtgctttcacacacaacccgtaaaggtcctgtaacgacacgtgacatcaggccgagaggtgtaatgtacgagtcgaaaaagCTAAgcatgttatactttcactgaagcaagcgaacgatctcggcgtcagcgcggaaagtgaggagcctactgatctctgcttcattacagtttgcagatatttttttgtcgtgaacgttgatcttccttcaaaacagctggtaaaagagtcacgcgataacATGCATCATCACTACGATATGCCATtaaatctggcttttgttcacacagcgcttgccccgggattgaacccagcaatgttactaggtccccgaccagggttcaatgccggaatcaatcccgggacgtggttgctttcacacagaaggcaacctggaaatttgccgggtccgacgtgcagtgtgaaaggggcttaagtatTGGCAGGGGCTATTTACAGTAAGTCAAAATACCATATTTTCTTAGcgatgaaagtattttttttttgcaatatgctATTTACATTGTGCAAATAGCTACAGATTGTATTTACGCTGTTAAACTAGCAAGATTTTCTGCTATTTTATGCCCTAGTAGGCataataaatagtatatatagaTCAGTCTATATCTATTTCCTGAagtcagacataaaaaaaaatctagataatCTATATTAATTGTATTACGGTAAACTTAAACTCTGTAGGCAGAGGCGGACAGTAGTGAAATTATTTACTCCACTTTAAACGTACTTTTCAAGTGTCTGTACtttatcagtgtttttctttctaaaattttACTTCACCCTGGTGTAGAATCAAGCCATAAATGCATTACATATCTAAATGTTGATTGCTTTGTGCCATTAAACTGGGgttaacttttatttgtttttttgtttttgttttcactttagaCCTAATGGCACTGAAAGAGGAGCAGGAAGTACTGAATGAAATTGAGGAGAAAGATCTTCCTGATTTCATAACCggagaaaaatatttttgttcctTAAAGTCTAAAAAGACTTCTACGCAAAAAAGAGTTCAAAAGACAGGAACTAGAAGTTGTTTCACTTGctttcagtgtggaaagagattcaATCAAAAAGGAAACCTTGATGTCCACAGGCAAATTCACACTATGGAGAGCATGTTTACCTGTGAACAGTGTGGAAGCAGTTACACTCATAAAAGAAGCCTTAACaggcacatgagaattcacactggagaggtACCTTTCACCTGcaaacagtgtggaaaaagtttcaatCAACGAGGAAACCTTGACAGGCACATGAaaattcacaaaagaaagaagCCTAACAGATCCCCTCAGTATGAAAACAATTTCAATCAAAGTGGAAATCTTGACGTCCACAGGAGAATTCACACTACGGAGAACCTTtttacctgccaacagtgtggaaggAGTTTCGCTCGTAAAGGAAGCCTTACCAGGCACATGaaagttcacactggagagaagcctttctcctgccaacagtgtggaaagagtttcactcatAAAAGAAACCTTACCAGGCActtgagagttcacactggagagaagcctttctcctgccaacagtgtggaaaaagaTTCAGTCAACCTGAACACCTTAAAGGGCCGTACACACCGGGACGAATATCGGCGCGCGTTATTCGCCAGCGTTTTCCAACACGTTTTTTGTGTTCACACCCAAGCGATTTTCGCTGACGATGAGCCGAGTGAACATGCAAATTCATTCCCTGACATTAGATGGCGCttaatgtaaaacagaaatacCCCTGTACACAAGGTGGCGCTGCGCAACTTTACGCTTCTTAAACTCGCTTTTCACTCAGAAGAAGAGTGCAAGTATTTACGCGCTTGTCAGAATCATACaaagaaaacatgaatatttCAAGCACCAGTAACTCTAGCTCCAGTTCCAGCGATGAAGAAATTATTGTTCTGTTGAATGAGGAAAGACGCCGGAAAAGACGCCGATTTTGGGTACATCCCATAGTTACGAGAAGAGAAGAACATGGGGAGTTTTATCGACTGGTACAAGAGCTGAAAATGTATCATGAGCGTTTTCGGGGGTATTTTAGAATGTCCGTCAGTGAGTTCGAAAATTTACTTCAACAACTGGCTCCCTTGCTGACGAAAGAACAGACACACTACCGTAAACCAATCGACCCAGAACAGCGTTTGGCCGTGTGTTTACGGTGAGTTCGTTTACATAATTCTTCACTTCAAAGAATGTTGTAAAAACATATGTGGAGCGTTGTTAAAAATTagtatttctatttcagttttctaAGCACTGGGGACTCGTACCGCTCTATTGCGTTCAGCTTTCGACTTGGTGTGTCAACTGTGGCTTCGATAGTGAGTGAAACCTGTGATGCATTGTGGCACTGCCTCAGAGATGAACATTTGCCAGTGCCTACTGAAGAGATGTGGAGGAGTACAGCCAGGAGATTCCATGAAAGATGGAATTTCCCTAACTGCTTGGGAGCCATGGATGGGAAACACATATTCATCCAGGCCCCTGCAAACTCTGGTTCTCTATACTTTAATTATAAAGGTACATTCTCCGTTGTATTGCTGGCCTTAGTTGATGCAGATTACCGCTTCCTGGTGGTTGATGTGGGGAGCTATGGCAGCAACAGTGATGGAGGAATCTTTGCCAATTCTGTACTGGGAAAGGCACTCAGAAATGGAACTCTGAATGTTCCCCCACCAAGTGAACTTCCAGGTGCTCCTGAGCTGGGAAAAGTTAACCATGTCATTGTGGCGGATGAAGCTTTTCCGCTGAAACCATATCTCCTCCGGCCATACCCTGGACGCCGCCTCCCCACAGACAAGAGAATTTTCAATTATCGTTTGTCTCGGGCACGGCGCATCTCTGAAAATGTATTTGGCATCCTCAGTCAACGCTTCCGGGTTTTCCAAAGAACTTTACAGGTTCAACCAAGTGTTGTTGACAAAGTTGTCAAAGCTGCTTGTGCGTTGTGCAATTATTTGCGCCCGAACGGAAATGACCAGAA comes from the Carassius auratus strain Wakin chromosome 4, ASM336829v1, whole genome shotgun sequence genome and includes:
- the LOC113066543 gene encoding protein ALP1-like, giving the protein MNISSTSNSSSSSSDEEIIVLLNEERRRKRRRFWVHPIVTRREEHGEFYRLVQELKMYHERFRGYFRMSVSEFENLLQQLAPLLTKEQTHYRKPIDPEQRLAVCLRFLSTGDSYRSIAFSFRLGVSTVASIVSETCDALWHCLRDEHLPVPTEEMWRSTARRFHERWNFPNCLGAMDGKHIFIQAPANSGSLYFNYKGTFSVVLLALVDADYRFLVVDVGSYGSNSDGGIFANSVLGKALRNGTLNVPPPSELPGAPELGKVNHVIVADEAFPLKPYLLRPYPGRRLPTDKRIFNYRLSRARRISENVFGILSQRFRVFQRTLQVQPSVVDKVVKAACALCNYLRPNGNDQNRATEDDHDCEQPLQGFEHCRGQRASVEAQNVRELYKEYFNSPAGEVAWQYDHVNHALGNR